The following coding sequences lie in one Miscanthus floridulus cultivar M001 chromosome 9, ASM1932011v1, whole genome shotgun sequence genomic window:
- the LOC136481155 gene encoding uncharacterized protein yields MPSEAGIQEEEPRESSEYKLRKQLLLLAALVVSVAYVAGLNPPGGVWQQDGPALAPAPAPAAAGGVSITAGGPILRFTHRRRFLSFYYCNSTALAASLVVIFLLLLKNPNRVQLAVLRLVMVLDLLGLMGAYLAGSCRDKPATVYATSLVLALSAYVGVHILQGLSHDSSPSLPTEEEDGGGGGAVSSVLLRPKEQRKVLLLLATFATAITYVAGLNLPGGFWDTFDDGRRRGGGHGHRYLPGDSLVEAHHGGHLRMFFYCNTTAFVASLFIIVLLLHPDKKNKLTASSTRSFALHVFVIGSLVGLMAAYDAGSCRDSDCSVYVVSLFGAVLAFVFLTMLVIMSVKGLRCVHPRNHAPSPALAPAPAMAAESPSPTDCDHRVLPSADDDDDHDSQSMSSPPPPPATLAPNGQAGSVSSIITGEAPTVHLEKKAIKKVKSLILLLANLATTITYQAGLDPPGGFWPEDGEGHRAGDAILLSKDPARYKAFFYCNSTAFAVSLVVILMVQKEKLVRSHTLLVAMTLDMFALIGAYAAGSCRDLGTSVHVVALAGAILVYVLVHVLLFTLGSTNVDATVPEKKHKRLLLVAILVATITYQVGLAPPGGFWNEEDSRRHAGHAVLLDKFPSRFKAFFYSNTVSFMASIALILLLVNPILSRLAIRCYALYACQVVGLFGLMAAYAAGSARKLRTSIFACVLIAAVIAFVLVNTVMLTFFKKRMMTRADEAGTTAAPSSSMAQQLPRHAQETEYRDEVYAKRKYLMLLGILAASVTYQAGLAPPGGLWQDDGGAGTHSSRDAGNPVLHDTDPRRYHVFFYSNSTSFVASIVTIALLLQQILRRHRSTNRELLLLATNTAVVLDLLGLLVAYAAGSTREWENVVVLTLLVWLFMAIHAVVWLFGQRRRCAAGDDRGASTSNGRTGEQLESGHHQSSHVQDQEAAHPGEEVSEFSAWDMSHMGRVSSSVSFDPAAPP; encoded by the exons ATGCCGTCGGAAGCCGGCATTCAGGAGGAAGAGCCCAGGGAGTCATCGGAGTACAAGCTCCGGAAGCAGCTCTTGCTGCTGGCCGCGCTGGTGGTCAGCGTCGCCTACGTGGCGGGGCTGAACCCACCAGGCGGGGTGTGGCAGCAGGACGGGCCTGCTCTTGCTCCTGCTCCAGCTCCGGCAGCTGCTGGCGGCGTCAGCATCACTGCCGGGGGACCTATCCTCCGGTTCACGCACCGCCGCAGGTTCCTGTCGTTCTACTACTGCAACTCCACGGCGCTGGCCGCGTCGCTCGTCGTCATCTTCCTCCTGCTGCTCAAGAACCCCAACAGGGTCCAGCTGGCCGTGCTGCGCCTGGTCATGGTGCTGGACCTGCTAGGCCTCATGGGGGCCTACCTCGCGGGCAGCTGCCGGGACAAGCCAGCCACCGTGTACGCCACATCGCTCGTGCTGGCGCTCTCCGCCTACGTAGGCGTACACATCCTGCAGGGCTTGTCACACGACAGCTCTCCATCTTTGCCGACAGAGGAGGaggacggaggcggcggcggcgccgtatCCTCGGTCCTTCTCAGGCCCAAGGAACAGCGCAAGGTCCTGTTGCTGCTCGCCACCTTCGCGACGGCCATCACCTATGTTGCCGGGCTCAACCTGCCAGGGGGCTTCTGGGACACGTTCGACGACGGCCGGCGGCGGGGTGGTGGCCACGGGCACCGCTACCTCCCTGGCGATTCACTCGTCGAGGCGCACCACGGGGGCCACCTGAGGATGTTCTTCTACTGCAACACCACCGCGTTCGTCGCGTCCCTCTTCATCATCGTGCTGCTGTTGCACCCAGACAAGAAGAATAAGCTCACCGCGAGCTCCACGCGGTCGTTCGCGCTGCACGTGTTCGTCATCGGCTCGCTCGTCGGTCTCATGGCGGCCTACGATGCCGGTAGCTGCAGAGACAGTGACTGCAGTGTCTATGTTGTCAGCCTGTTCGGTGCTGTTCTGGCATTCGTCTTCCTTACAATGCTGGTTATCATGTCGGTGAAGGGTCTCAGGTGTGTCCATCCTCGAAACCATGCTCCATCCCCGGCTCTGGCTCCAGCTCCAGCTATGGCAGCAGAATCGCCGTCTCCAACTGACTGTGATCATCG TGTGCTACCTAGTGCCGATGACGATGACGACCACGACAGCCAGTCAATGTcatccccaccgccgccgccagcaaCATTGGCGCCAAATGGCCAAGCAGGCAGCGTTAGTAGCATTATTACTGGAGAGGCGCCGACCGTCCATCTCGAGAAGAAGGCAATAAAGAAGGTGAAGTCTCTCATCCTGCTGCTCGCCAATCTGGCAACGACCATTACATACCAGGCGGGGCTGGACCCGCCTGGTGGCTTCTGGCCAGAGGACGGCGAGGGCCACCGTGCCGGCGATGCCATACTCCTGTCGAAAGACCCGGCACGCTACAAAGCCTTCTTCTACTGCAACTCCACCGCCTTTGCGGTGTCTCTGGTCGTCATCCTCATGGTCCAGAAAGAGAAGCTGGTCAGGAGCCACACCTTGCTGGTGGCCATGACGCTGGACATGTTTGCCCTCATCGGCGCCTATGCCGCAGGGAGCTGCCGAGACCTCGGGACATCCGTTCATGTCGTGGCCCTGGCTGGGGCCATCCTCGTGTACGTGCTCGTACATGTCCTCCTCTTCACGCTGGGGTCGACTAACGTCGATGCCACAGTGCCTGAGAAGAAGCACAAGCGGCTACTGCTGGTAGCCATCTTGGTCGCCACCATCACCTACCAAGTTGGCCTGGCTCCACCGGGTGGGTTCTGGAACGAGGAGGACAGCCGCCGCCACGCGGGGCACGCCGTCCTCCTGGACAAATTTCCGAGCCGCTTCAAGGCCTTCTTCTACTCCAACACGGTGAGCTTCATGGCGTCTATCGCGCTCATCCTCCTCCTAGTCAACCCCATCCTCTCCCGCCTCGCCATACGGTGCTACGCTCTCTACGCGTGCCAGGTGGTCGGCCTGTTTGGCCTCATGGCCGCTTACGCCGCTGGGAGCGCTCGAAAACTGCGGACGTCCATCTTCGCGTGTGTGCTCATCGCCGCGGTGATTGCCTTCGTTCTTGTCAACACCGTCATGCTGACTTTTttcaagaagaggatgatgactcGGGCTGATGAGGCAGGCACTACTGCGGCACCGTCGTCGTCCATGGCTCAGCAACTACCAAGACATGCCCAGGAGACAGAGTACCGAGATGAAGTGTACGCCAAACGCAAGTACCTGATGCTGCTCGGAATCCTGGCCGCAAGTGTCACATACCAGGCCGGCCTAGCCCCCCCGGGCGGCCTTTGGCAGGACGACGGCGGTGCTGGTACCCATTCGAGCCGCGATGCTGGGAACCCGGTGCTGCACGACACCGACCCACGGCGCTACCACGTCTTCTTCTACAGCAACTCCACATCCTTCGTCGCGTCCATTGTCACCATTGCCCTGCTGCTGCAGCAGATCCTGCGGAGGCACCGCTCGACCAACCGCGAGCTGCTCCTGCTAGCGACCAACACAGCCGTGGTCCTGGACCTGCTGGGCCTCCTGGTGGCCTACGCGGCTGGCAGCACCAGGGAGTGGGAGAATGTCGTCGTCTTGACCCTCCTGGTTTGGCTCTTCATGGCTATCCATGCCGTGGTATGGTTGTTCGGCCAGAGACGTCGCTGCGCCGCCGGAGATGACCGAGGAGCAAGTACTAGTAACGGTCGGACTGGAGAGCAACTAGAAAGTGGTCATCACCAGTCTTCCCATGTCCAGGATCAG gaggctgcgcacccgggcgaggaggtctcggagttctctgcgtgggatatgtcccacatgggcagggtgtCGTCCTccgtctccttcgacccggctgccccgccctAG